Proteins encoded in a region of the Haloglomus salinum genome:
- a CDS encoding cell division protein SepF, whose translation MGLMSKLIGGGQRSADEYVELDIDDFDAGPSEANTQVHIAEISDKQDVVDIKDAVYDGGLVIADITRHTTSDRTMEHIYDELKQVANEVGGDVVQKDDDQVIITPGGMKVAREKLGR comes from the coding sequence ATGGGACTGATGAGCAAACTCATCGGGGGAGGACAGCGGAGTGCCGACGAGTACGTCGAACTCGACATCGACGACTTCGACGCCGGTCCGAGCGAGGCCAACACCCAGGTCCACATCGCCGAGATAAGCGACAAGCAGGACGTCGTGGACATCAAGGACGCCGTCTACGACGGCGGGCTGGTCATCGCGGACATCACCCGGCACACCACCTCCGACCGCACGATGGAGCACATCTACGACGAACTGAAGCAGGTCGCCAACGAGGTCGGCGGCGACGTCGTCCAGAAGGACGACGACCAGGTCATCATCACGCCGGGCGGGATGAAGGTCGCCCGCGAGAAACTGGGCCGGTAG
- a CDS encoding DUF1028 domain-containing protein, producing MTFSICVHESYTDDEGEEQDRFGVAVTTRLAGVGTLCPFVNEHGAVATQSLVNVSLGERGIEYLADGLAVEDTLEALLNADDGRETRQLHGVDAEGTFAFSGDECGDWYGDAEGEGYTVAGNLLTGPEVLDAVATTWEAAADDDPLPARLIAALAAGHETGGDKREELTVQSAALKVVDTAHPDPATAPYQHDLRVDASETPIADLRETYELAVQSHETAMELYEDAYEDDAMDEAEGVE from the coding sequence ATGACCTTCAGCATCTGCGTCCACGAGTCCTACACCGACGACGAGGGGGAGGAGCAGGACCGCTTCGGCGTCGCGGTCACGACCCGGCTCGCCGGCGTCGGGACGCTCTGTCCGTTCGTCAACGAGCACGGCGCGGTCGCCACCCAGTCGCTCGTCAACGTCTCGCTGGGCGAACGGGGCATCGAGTACCTCGCGGACGGCCTCGCCGTCGAGGACACGCTGGAGGCGCTCCTCAACGCCGACGACGGCCGCGAGACCCGACAGCTCCACGGCGTCGACGCCGAGGGAACGTTCGCCTTCTCCGGTGACGAATGCGGTGACTGGTACGGCGACGCCGAGGGCGAGGGCTACACCGTCGCAGGCAACCTGCTGACGGGGCCCGAGGTGCTGGACGCCGTCGCCACGACCTGGGAGGCGGCGGCCGACGACGACCCGCTGCCCGCCCGTCTCATCGCGGCGCTCGCCGCCGGCCACGAGACGGGCGGCGACAAGCGCGAGGAACTCACGGTGCAGAGCGCCGCGCTGAAGGTGGTCGACACGGCCCACCCGGACCCCGCGACGGCCCCGTACCAGCACGACCTCCGCGTCGACGCCTCGGAGACGCCCATCGCGGACCTCCGCGAGACGTACGAACTCGCGGTCCAGAGCCACGAGACCGCGATGGAACTGTACGAGGACGCCTACGAGGACGACGCGATGGACGAGGCCGAAGGGGTGGAGTGA
- a CDS encoding NADP-dependent oxidoreductase → MATNRQWHLAERPTGEPDHDTFELVEADVPEPEYGEVLVRTIYQSVDPYMRGRMRDAESYAEPWEPGEPMKAGVVGEVVESRDDRFAEGDVVTGDLLWAEYAAADGDELRKVDPSLAPISTAVGVLGMPGVTAFYGFTEKGEPQPGDTVVVSAAAGAVGSVVGQLARAQGCEVVGIAGAEEKCDWLTDELGFDAAVNYNHENVRESIHEAVGGTDIYFDNVGGPVTDAVWPTLNDFARVVACGQISLYNATELPTGPRKLTDAVQKRLKIAGFIVSDYDRWAHALGRLGGLIASDDLRYREHVIEGFENAPDAFLGLFEGVNIGKTLVQVGDEP, encoded by the coding sequence ATGGCAACCAACAGACAGTGGCACCTCGCGGAGCGCCCGACCGGCGAACCCGACCACGACACCTTCGAACTCGTCGAGGCCGACGTTCCCGAGCCCGAGTACGGCGAGGTCCTCGTCCGGACCATCTACCAGTCCGTGGACCCGTACATGCGCGGGCGGATGCGCGACGCCGAGTCCTACGCCGAGCCCTGGGAGCCGGGTGAGCCGATGAAGGCGGGCGTCGTCGGCGAGGTCGTCGAGAGCCGCGACGACCGCTTCGCCGAGGGCGACGTCGTCACGGGCGACCTGCTGTGGGCCGAGTACGCGGCCGCCGACGGCGACGAACTCCGCAAGGTCGACCCCTCGCTCGCACCCATCTCCACCGCGGTCGGCGTCCTCGGGATGCCCGGCGTCACCGCGTTCTACGGCTTCACGGAGAAGGGCGAGCCCCAGCCCGGCGACACGGTCGTCGTGAGCGCGGCCGCGGGCGCGGTCGGCAGCGTCGTCGGCCAGCTCGCCCGCGCGCAGGGCTGTGAGGTGGTCGGCATCGCGGGCGCCGAGGAGAAGTGCGACTGGCTGACCGACGAGCTGGGCTTCGACGCCGCGGTCAACTACAACCACGAGAACGTCCGCGAGTCCATCCACGAGGCCGTCGGCGGCACGGACATCTACTTCGACAACGTCGGCGGGCCCGTCACGGACGCCGTCTGGCCGACGCTGAACGACTTCGCGCGCGTGGTCGCCTGCGGGCAGATATCGCTCTACAACGCCACCGAACTCCCGACCGGCCCCCGGAAGCTGACCGACGCGGTCCAGAAGCGCCTGAAGATAGCGGGCTTCATCGTCAGCGACTACGACCGCTGGGCCCACGCGCTGGGGCGGCTGGGCGGCCTCATCGCGAGCGACGACCTGCGCTACCGCGAGCACGTCATCGAGGGCTTCGAGAACGCGCCCGACGCGTTCCTCGGGCTGTTCGAGGGCGTCAACATCGGGAAGACGCTAGTGCAGGTCGGGGACGAGCCGTAG
- a CDS encoding lysylphosphatidylglycerol synthase domain-containing protein, translated as MRGYVRFAVGAGLGAAALAAYLLFVGVGTVLDRLTAITLATAAVVAVLVVLEGAADGIGVWASVRPLGEGLTPAQGVQFALAGDFFDTLSPAGPVTSEPIMARFIGVTTETTYSGALAVRSVAKYVKSGSQVCVSLALGAALLLGGNSQRVVLLTLAGALGVILVLGVVLVVLRHQLSQGLVALLSPVVVRVSGLWRDEPLDRAAVESAVGRYRMRIALFRDRPDLVGLIALGGLLEQVLTATALWVALSGAGAPVAWLPIVVVIPLPQAASVVPVPASLGAYDLLLAGALTLVTGAPGAAAAAAVLVLRTATIPFGLGAGGLCVAFLRGWRPV; from the coding sequence GTGCGCGGCTACGTCCGGTTCGCCGTCGGCGCTGGCCTCGGAGCGGCAGCGCTCGCCGCCTACCTCCTGTTCGTCGGCGTCGGTACCGTCCTCGACCGTCTGACAGCCATCACGCTCGCGACGGCGGCGGTCGTCGCGGTCCTCGTCGTCCTCGAGGGGGCCGCCGACGGTATCGGCGTGTGGGCCTCCGTCCGGCCACTGGGCGAGGGACTCACGCCCGCCCAGGGGGTGCAGTTCGCGCTCGCGGGTGACTTCTTCGACACCCTCAGCCCGGCGGGCCCGGTCACCTCCGAGCCCATCATGGCGCGGTTCATCGGGGTGACGACCGAGACGACCTACAGTGGCGCGCTCGCGGTGCGCTCGGTCGCGAAGTACGTCAAGTCGGGCTCGCAGGTGTGCGTCTCGCTGGCGCTGGGCGCGGCGCTCCTCCTGGGCGGGAACTCACAGCGGGTCGTCCTCCTGACGCTGGCTGGTGCGCTGGGGGTCATCCTCGTCCTCGGCGTGGTGCTCGTCGTGCTCCGCCACCAGCTCTCTCAGGGGCTCGTGGCGCTCCTGTCGCCGGTCGTCGTGCGCGTCTCGGGGCTGTGGCGCGACGAGCCGCTGGACCGCGCCGCCGTGGAATCGGCCGTCGGCCGCTACCGGATGCGCATCGCCCTGTTCCGTGACCGCCCGGACCTGGTCGGGCTCATCGCGCTCGGTGGCCTCCTCGAACAGGTCCTGACCGCGACGGCGCTGTGGGTCGCGCTCTCGGGGGCCGGCGCACCGGTTGCGTGGCTCCCCATCGTCGTGGTCATCCCGCTTCCGCAGGCCGCGAGCGTCGTCCCCGTGCCCGCGAGCCTGGGCGCCTACGACCTCCTGCTCGCGGGCGCGCTGACGCTCGTGACGGGCGCGCCCGGCGCGGCCGCGGCCGCCGCGGTGCTGGTGCTCCGCACGGCGACCATCCCGTTCGGGCTGGGGGCCGGGGGCCTGTGCGTGGCGTTCCTCCGTGGCTGGCGGCCGGTGTAG